The genomic stretch CTGGCGCCGGAGATGGGCCACCAGGTAGCGGTGCGGGACTTCCGAGTGGAGGGCGAAGGGCGTCAGGCCGTCGTACAGGCCGACCTGTCCGCGCCGCAGGGTCACCGAGTGCCGGTCCTGGGTGATCTGCATGGAGCCGGCGGCGACGAAGCCCAGCGCGATCCCCCGTTCGTCGGCGCCCGGCCGCGGGACCGCGTTCCGCCGGTAGGGCACGACGTCGACGTCGGCGCCCTCGATCAGGCAGCAGTCGACGTCCCGGAGCCGCCACGAGCGCGCCACGGTGACGTCCGCCTGGCAGCGGACGAGGACGGCGTCCCGGGCCGGCCGAGCGGGGGCGCGGCGGGTGTCGAGATAGCCCTCGAGCACCCGGCTGCGCCGTCGGTCCGCACCCATGGTCGCCGTTGACCTCCGATGGCTTGACCGCGACGGCACTGCTCTCGGCCCCAGCGGCACTGTCCGGCCCGGTGGGGGCAGCCGTCCAGTACCAACACGTGCACCACGCCAGCAGGAACGTAGCGGCTGGGAGGACTCCCAGCCACCACGTGGGCGACACCGCACGGACAACGGATGCGAGTGACCAGTGACCGAACACCAGATCAGCCGCCGGAGCGCCCTCAAGATCGCCGCCAGCGTCGTCGCAGCGACCGGCGTCGCCACGAGCACCGCCACACCTGCCCACGCCCATCCGCGCTCCTGGGGAGCGGACACGGTGGTGGTCAACGGCAAGGTCCTGACCATGGACCGGCGGGGCAGCCGGGCCCAGGCACTCGCCATCGCGGACGGCCGGGTCGTCGCCGTCGGCACCAACCGCGAGATCGGCCGGTTCACCGGGCGCCGGACGGCGGTGGTGGACGCCGGTGGCGGCACGGTCCTACCGGGCATCAACGACGGCCACCTGCACTTCAACGGGTTCGGCTTCGAGGCGAGCAACTTCGGGTTCGAGGGCCCGCGCATTTACAGCTACGACGTCGCGAGGTCGACGGCCGCGGAGATCGCCGCGGTCATCGCGCAGGCCGTCCAGGAGGCCCCGGCACCCGACTCGTGGATCCGGGCCAGCCAGTGGGACGGCACCCGGCTGGACCGCCTCCCGACCCGCGACGTGCTCGACCCCGTGTCGGGCGACCACCCCGTCTACATGTCCGACATCTCGCACCACGCGCTCGCCGTGAACTCCAGGGCACTGCAGCTGGCGGGCATCACCCGGGACACCGTCCCGCCACCGGGCGGCATCATCGAGAAGGACGCCACCGGGGAGCCCACCGGCATCCTCCGCGAGGCCGCGTCCGGGCTCGTGATGGCCGCGATCCCGCCGTACACGCCGGCCGAGGTGTCGGAGGCGATGGACTTCGCTGCCTCGGTGCTGCACTCCCTCGGCATCACCAGCCTCACCGACCCCGGCGTCGGCCTCGACCAGGTGGACCTCTACCGGGGGAAGATCCTCGACGGCTCCCTGGACCTGCGCATCAACCTCATGCTCCGGGCCGGCGGGACCGCCGCCGCGCTCGAGGAGACGCTGGCCGGCCTCGGGCCGATGGGGGACGTCGACCCGCGGATGCTGCGTGTCGGCGAGGTGAAGGTGCTCGCCGACGGCGTCCCCACCGACGCCCAGACCTCGTGGCTGCACGAGCCGTTCCTCGACGGCGGCAACGGTCACCTGCTCACCGCGGGGGCCGACGACGCCGAGCGGCTGGCCGCACTGCACGCCGTCATCGCGCTCGCCGCGCGGAAGGGCTTCCAGGTCGGCACCCACGCCACCGGCGACGCGGCCATCGACGCCGTCGTCTCCGGCTACCTGGCGACGCGGACGAACCAGCTCCGCCACTACGTCATCCACGGGGACCTCACCCCGCCCGGGACCCTGCGGACGATGGCCAGGAACGACGTCGGGGTCAGCTTCAACCCGACCATCAAGCAGGTCTACAGCCGGTTCTTCGACACGACCATCGGACCCGAGCGGGTCGACTACCAGTGGCCCTTCCGCACGGCTCTGGACAACGGTGTCCGGGCGTCGAGCGCGTCCGACGCCGCCGTCGTGACACCCGACTGGCTCATCGGTGTCGCGGGGGCGGTGACGCGGCAGGGTTTCGACGGCAAGGTCGGTGGCATCGAGCAGGCCATCACCATGGAGGAGGCCCTGCGCTCCTACACCGCCACGCCGGCGTGGCAGGACCACGCCGAGGACTGGAAGGGCCAGCTGCGCCGGGGGTACGTCGGTGACGTGACGATCCTCAGCGGGGACGTCCTCCGGGCCCGCACGGCGGAGGAGATCACCGGCCTGGAGGTCATCGGCACGCTGATCGGCGGCCGAGTGGTGTACGACGCCACCACGTCGACCGCACCGGCCGCGCGCGCCGCGACCGGGAAGGTCGCCGCCTACCGGCACCAGTCGGCGGCGGCCTGCAGCACGACGGGCGCCGTCTGCTGCTGCCGGGCCCACGAGGAGGCCAGGACCACCCGGGCCTGACCTCGGTGACCGTGCCGCGCCGCCGTCCGGGTGGCCGGCACGACAGGATGTCGGCGTGTGCACGGTGGTGGTGCGCCGGTCCGCGGGCCGGCCGGCGGCGGTCCTCGCGGTCCGCGACGAGGTGACGACGCGCGGGTTCGACGACCCCGGCCGGTGGTGGCCGCAGTTCCCCGACGTCGTCGGCGGCCGGGACCACGTCGCCGGGGGCACCTGGTGCGCCACCTCCGTCGGCACCGGCCGGACCGCCCTGGTGTTGAACCGGCACCACGACCGGCCGGCCGCGCCCGGGGCACCGAGCCGGGGGATGCTGCCGCTGCTGGGCGCCACCCGCGGTCCGGACTGGACCGCGCACGTCCGGCTCGCCGGCATGGCGGGCTTCCTCCTCGTGCTGGTCGACCCCGACCGGCTCACCAGCTGGGACTTCGACGGGGACCGGCTCGTCCGGACCGAGCACCCCGAGGGCACCCACCTGCTGACCTCCGGCGGCCCCGAGGACCGCAAGGCCGACCGGTGGCTGGCCGACTTCGCGGCGCTGGACTCCCCCGGCGCCTGGCGCGGGCTGCTGCGCGGCCGGCCGCCGGCCGACGATCCCTCGGCGCTCGTGGTCCGGCACGAACGGGACGGCCGGGTCTACGGCACCGTGTTCGCCGAGACCCTCGACGCCCGGCCCGGCCGGCTGGTCGTCGAGCACAGTCGCCGCCCCTGGGCCGACGAGCCCTGGCAGATCGCGGAGTTCGGGGCCGCGGGCTGACCGGCCGGACCTGCGCATCCCACCGGCCGTCTTGACTCGGTCAAGAAGAGCCGGGAAGCTCATGACGTGCCGGACGCCGCCTCCCTCGAACGACTGCTGCGGAGCGCGGGCCTGCGGGTCACCCGGCCCCGGCTGGCGGTCCTCGACGCCGTGCACGCCCACCCCCACGTGGACACCGAGGCGCTGATCGCGGCCGCCCGCGCCAGCCTGGGCGCCGTCTCGCACCAGGCGGTCTACGACGTGCTGCGCGCGCTCACCGACGCCGGTCTCGTCCGCCGGATCCAGCCGCAGGGCTCGGTGGCCCGCTACGAGGCCCGCGTCGGCGACAACCACCACCACCTGGTCTGCCGGGAATGCGGCTCGATCGTCGACGTCGACTGCACGGTCGGCGCCGCACCCTGCCTCACCCCGTCCGACGACGCCGGCTTCGTCGTCGACGAGGCCGAGGTCGTCTTCTGGGGCCGGTGCGGGTCCTGCGCCACCGCACCGGCCCTCCTGCCCACCACCGACCGTCCCGCAGAGAGAGGCAACCCGTGACAGAGCACGACAAGTCCGAGGTCAGCACGGCCGACTACGACCAGACCGAGGTCGCCAAGACGCAGTCGGAGAGCACCAGCGAGAGCGAGAACCCGGCGATCAAGGCGCCGGAGCAGGTGACCAGCGGTCGCCCGCGCAGCACCCGCGACTGGTGGCCCAACCAGGTCGACGTCCAGGTGCTGAACAAGACCTCCCGGGACTCCGACCCGGTCGGCGCCGACTTCGACTACAAGGCCGCCGTGGCCACGCTCGACGTCGAGGCGGTCAAGCGCGACGTCGTCGAGGTCATGCGCACCTCGCAGGACTGGTGGCCGGCGGACTGGGGCCACTACGGCCCGCTGTTCATCCGGATGTCCTGGCACGCCGCGGGCACCTACCGCATCGCCGACGGCCGCGGTGGCGGTGGCGAGGGCGGGCAGCGCTTCGCCCCGTTGAACAGCTGGCCGGACAACGCCAACCTGGACAAGGCCCGCCGGCTGCTCCTGCCGGTCAAGCAGAAGTACGGGCGCAAGCTCTCCTGGGCCGACCTGCTGGTCCTCGCCGGCAACGTCGCGCACGACGACATGGGGCTGAAGACCTTCGGCTTCGCCTTCGGCCGCGCCGACACCTGGCAGCCCCAGGAGGTCTTCTGGGGGCCGGAGGACACCTGGCTCGGCGACGAGCGCTACGCCGACGACGCCCCGCTGGACCTGGACGACGGCCACCTCGCCGCCGTCACCATGGGCCTGATCTACGTCAACCCGGAGGGCCCGCAGGGCAAGCCGGACCCGCTGGCCTCCGCCCACGACATCCGCGTCACCTTCAGCCGGATGGGGATGAACGACGAGGAGACCGTCGCGCTGATCGCCGGCGGCCACACCTTCGGCAAGACGCACGGCGCGGGCAACCCCGAGCTGGTCGGCCCGGAGCCCGAGGGCTGCCCGGTGCACGGCAACGGCATCGGCTGGGTCAGCCAGTACGGCACCGGCAAGGGCGCCGACACGATCACCAGCGGCCTCGAGGGCGCGTGGACGCCCACGCCCACGACGTGGGACAACACCTACTTCGAGATGCTGTTCAGCTACGACTGGGAGCTCACCGAGAGCCCGGCCGGCGCCAAGCAGTGGAAGCCGAAGAACCCCGAGGCGCAGGAGCTCGTGCCGGACGCGCACATCGAGGGCAAGAAGAACGCCCCGATGATGGCGACCACCGACCTCGCCCTCATGGCCGACCCCGGCTTCCGCGAGATCTCCGAGCGGTTCTACAACGACCCGGAGTACTTCGCCGACGCCTACGCCCGGGCGTGGTTCAAGCTGCTGCACCGCGACATGGGCCCGAAGAGCCGCTACGTCGGCCCGGACGTGCCGGCCGAGGACCTCATCTGGCAGGACCCGGTGCCGGCCGTCGACCACGAGCTCGTGGGTGAGGCGGAGATCGCCGACCTCAAGGCGCGCCTGCTCGCCTCCGGGCTGACCGTCTCGCAGCTGGTGCACACCTCCTGGTCGGCGGCGGCGTCCTACCGCGGCACCGACAAGCGCGGTGGGGCCAACGGCGCGCGGCTCCGCCTGGAGCCGCAGATCGGCTGGGCGGCGAACCAGGGCGTCACCGACGTGCTGCCGGTGCTGGAGCAGGTGAAGAGCGACTTCGAGTCGCAGACCGGCAAGCGGGTGTCGCTGGCGGACCTGATCGTGCTCGGTGGCACCGCGGCGGTGGAGAAGGCCGCGGCCGACGCCGGCGTGCAGCTCACCGTGCCGTTCTCCCCGGGTCGCACCGACGCCAGCCAGGAGCAGACGGACGTCGAGAACTTCCGCTGGCTGGAGCCGCGGGCCGACGGCTTCCGCAACTACCTGCAGCCGGGGGCGAAGCTCGAGCCGGAGACGCTGCTGATCGACCGCGCCTACATGCTCGAGCTGACCGCGAAGGAGATGGTCGTGCTCCTGGGCGGCCTGCGGGTGCTCGGGGCCAACACCGGTGGCGTGCAGCACGGCGTCTTCACCGACCGGCCGGGCGTCCTGTCCCAGGACTTCTTCCGCAACCTGCTGGACCTGGGCGTCCAGTGGCGCACCTCGGTGCAGGACGAGGACGTGTACGAGGGCCTGGACGCCGACGGGAACGTCGTCCGCACGGCGACCGCGGTCGACCTGGTGCTCAACTCCAACTCCATCCTGCGGGGCATCGTCGAGGTCTACTCGGGTGACGACATGCAGGAGGAGTTCGCCCGGGACTTCGCCGCCGCCTGGGTCAAGGTCATGGAGCTCGACCGGTACGACCTGCGCTGATCGACCTGCGCTGATCGACCTCGCTGACGCCCCGGTCCGCCACGTGCGGGCCGGGGCGTCCGCGCATCAGCCGCCGCTGCCCGGCCGGACCAGCCCGTTCTCGTAGCCGTACACCACCGCCTGCACCCGGTCCCGCAGGTGCAGCTTCTGCAGCACCTTGCTGACGTGGCTCTTGGTGGTCTGCTCCGCGATGAACAGCGTGGACGCGATCTCGGCGTTGGACCGCCCGGCCGTCATCAGGGCGAGCACCTCCCGTTCCCGGTCGGTCAGGCCGTTCAGCGCCGGGTCCGGTGCGCGGGACGCCGGGCGGGCGTCGACGAACTGCTCGATCAGCCGGCGCGTCACGCCCGGGGCCAGCAGCGCCTCACCGCCGGCGACGACGCGGATCGCCCGCAGCACCTCCTCGGGCTCGCTGTCCTTGAGCAGGAACCCGCTGGCCCCGGCCCGCAGCGACTCGTAGACGTAGTCGTCCAGGTCGAAGGTGGTCAGCACGACGACCTTGGGGCGGTGGCTGCCCGGCTGTGCCGGGTCCAGCATCCGGCGGGTGGCCGCCAGCCCGTCCAGCACGGGCATCCGCACGTCCATCAGGACGACGTCGGGACGGGCGCTGCGGGCTGATGCGACCGCCCGCTCGCCGTTCTCGGCCTCGCCGACGACGGTCATGTCCTCCTGGGCGTCGATGATCGAGCGGATGCCGAGGCGGATCATCGCCTGGTCGTCCACCACCAGCACCCGGATCACCGGGCACCTCCCGCCTCGGCCGGGACGCCGGATCCCGGTGGGTCCGCCGGGGCGGGGCCGGCCGGTGTCCACGGCAGGTGGGCGCCCACCTGCCAGCCGCCGCCGGAAACCGGGCCGGCGCTGGACCAGCCACCCAGCAGCGCCGCGCGCTCGCGGATGCCGATCAGCCCGTGGTGCGCCCGGGCGACGTCCCGCGGGTCGGTCGCCGGGGCGGGGCCGGCCGGCGGCGGGTTGGTGACCGTCAGCTCCAGGGCCGGCCCCTCCGGCGCCAGCCGGACGTCGACGGCCGCCGGCGCCCCCGGGGCGTGCCGGAGCACGTTGCTCAGCGCCTCCTGCACCACCCGGTAGGCCGCGGCCTGCACGATGTCCGGTACTCCTGCGGCCGCCACCGCGGGGTCGACGGCCAGCCGGGCCGCCGTCCCCGCGCGCGCGGTCCCGGCGACCAGCTCCGGCAGCTCGGCCAGCGTGGCGGTCGGGGTGCGCGGAGCGTCGCCCCCGTCGTCCCGCAGCACCCCGAGCAGCTGGCGCATCTCCGCCATGGCCTCCTTCGCGGCCCCGGCGATCTGCTGCAGCTCGGCGGCCGCCGCCGGGTCGAGGTCGGGCAGCCGGAACCGCGCCGTGCTGGCCTGCATGTGCACCACCGACATGGTGTGGGCCACCACGTCGTGCAGCTCGCGGGCGATCCGGGTGCGCTCCTCGACCAGTGCCCGCCGGGCCTGCGCCACCGCCACGTCCCGCTGGGCCGCCGACAGCTCGCCGCTCAGCACGGCCCGTTGCCGCCAGACGGCGCCGGTGACGAGCACCAGCAGCGCGCTGACCGCGTAGACCGCGACGGTGATGTCGCTGGCGGTCTCGCTGCCCCACTCCCCCACCTGGACGCCCATCAGGCAGGCCAGGCCCACGAGCGAGGCACCCCAGACCAGGGCAGCGAGCCGCCAGCCGCGGGAGACCGCCAGCAGTCCGACGTGCGCCACGAGCAGCAGGACACCGGGGACGGTGAGCGGCCAGGCCTGCCCGTCCACGGGGTCGACCGCCAGGGCGGTGGCCGCCGCCGCCACGAACTGGACGGCGGTGGCGAGCAGCGGACGGCGCAACGCCAGCGGGAGCGCGAGGCCCTGCATCAGGTGGATCGGCAGCGCGGCGGCCATCGGCAGCCCGTAGGTGCCCGTGGTGGTGGGCAGCTGCAGGAGCACCAAGAGGGTCCCGGCGATCGCCGTGCCCGCCGTCCAGGACCTCGCCGGGGCGTTGCCGTCCTGCGCCCTCACGTCCACCGTCCCCGCACCCGCCGCTGCTCCGCGGCACCCTGCCGCGCGGCCTGCCGGGAACGCTAGGGCCTCGCCGCGCTGCCGTCGTCCCCCTGGGGAACGGGCAGACCCCCTACCGGAGTAGCGGTCCGAACGGCTCCGCCGGTCGATGTCCGCCCGGCCAGCCCCTTCCTACGGTCTCGCCACCGCCGGACGGTCCGGCGGTGGACCCGCCCCTCCCCCGGGGCGCACCCGGGAGGCGCGGACCCGTGCAGCTCCACCTCACGCTCGCCGCGCTGATGCTGCTGGAGGGGCCGATCACCACGGTGGCCGCCGGCTCGCTGGTCGCCACGGGGGTGCTGTCCCTGGTCCCCGTGTGGGTGCTCGCGGTCTGCGCCGACGTCGTCAGCGACAGCCTGCTGTTCCTGCTCGGCCGGTACGGGCGGCACCCCCGGGTGGCACCGCTGCTGGCCCGGTTCGGTCTCTCCGCGGACCGCGCCGACCGGCTGCGGGACCGCGTCGGCCGCCACCTGCCCCGGGTGGTCGTCGGCGCGAAGCTGGTCGACCTGGGCGCGGTCCCCGCGTTCCTGGCCGCCGGCCTGGCCGGGGTCCGCTACCGCCGCTTCCTGGCCTGGATCGCCCTCACCAGCGCCGTCCGGGCCGCCGTGCTCGTGGCCCTCGGCGTGCTCGCCGGACAGCACGTCGCCGCCCTCGTGGACACCCCCGGCGCCGCCGTCGCAGTCAGCGCGGCCCTGGGCGCCGTCCTGCTCACCGTCTCGCTCGTCGTCAAGAAGACGCTCACCCACCGGACCCGAGGAGCTCTCCCGTGAAGATCCTGATCGCCGCCGACACCTACGCCCCGGACGTCAACGGGGCCTCCTACTTCGCCCAGCGGCTGGCCGCGGGCCTGGCCGCCGAGCACGAGGTGCACGTGCTCGCCCCGTCCCGGAGCCGGCACACGACCTCCGCCCCCGCGCCCGGTGGCCTGACCGAGCACCGGGTGCGCTCGCTGCCGGTGGTGGTCCGCCGGGGCTTCCGGGTGTGCCCGCCCGCCGGGCTGCAGCGCCGGGTGCGTGCAGTGCTGACCACGGTGCGGCCGGACGTCGTGCACGTGCAGAGCCACTTCCTGGTCGGCCGGGCGGCCGTCCGGGCAGCGCGCGAGCTGGGCATCCCGGTGGTGGCCACCAACCACTTCATGCCGGAGAACCTGCTGCACTACCTGCCCGGCGGTGCGGCGGTGCGCCGCCGGGCGCACGGCTGGGCGTGGCGGGACGCCGCCCGGGTGCTGTCCCTCGCCGACGTGGTCACCAGCCCCACCCCGTTCGCCGCGGCGCTGGCCGAGTCGGCGGGCGTGCCCGGCCCGGTGCTGCCGATCTCCTGCGGGCTCGACCTGGACCGCTTCACCCCCGACCGTCCGGGCGGCCGGTTCCGCGCCGCCCACGGCCTGCCCTCCGGCCCGGTGCTGGCGCACGTCGGGCGGCTGGACCCGGAGAAGAACGTGCACGAGCTCGTCGAGGCGCTCGCCCTGGTCCGGGCCCGGTGGGACGTGCACCTCCTCGTCGTGGGCGACGGCCAGGAGCGCGGCCGGCTCGAGGCGCTCGCCGCCCGGCTGGGCGTGGCCGACTCGGTGACGTTCACCGGCCTGCTCGCCGACGCCGAGCTGCCCGAGGCCTATGCGGCCGCGGACGTCCTCGGGATGGCCGGCACCGCGGAGCTGCAGAGCCTGGTGACCCTGGAGGCGATGGCCACGGGGCTGCCGGTCCTGGCCGTGGACGCCGGGGCCCTCCCGCACCTGGTGCGGCACGGGGAGACCGGCTGGCTCTACCGGCACGGCGACGTGCCGGCGCTGGCCGGCCGGCTGGCCGCCCTGCTGGACGACCCGG from Modestobacter roseus encodes the following:
- a CDS encoding amidohydrolase, giving the protein MTEHQISRRSALKIAASVVAATGVATSTATPAHAHPRSWGADTVVVNGKVLTMDRRGSRAQALAIADGRVVAVGTNREIGRFTGRRTAVVDAGGGTVLPGINDGHLHFNGFGFEASNFGFEGPRIYSYDVARSTAAEIAAVIAQAVQEAPAPDSWIRASQWDGTRLDRLPTRDVLDPVSGDHPVYMSDISHHALAVNSRALQLAGITRDTVPPPGGIIEKDATGEPTGILREAASGLVMAAIPPYTPAEVSEAMDFAASVLHSLGITSLTDPGVGLDQVDLYRGKILDGSLDLRINLMLRAGGTAAALEETLAGLGPMGDVDPRMLRVGEVKVLADGVPTDAQTSWLHEPFLDGGNGHLLTAGADDAERLAALHAVIALAARKGFQVGTHATGDAAIDAVVSGYLATRTNQLRHYVIHGDLTPPGTLRTMARNDVGVSFNPTIKQVYSRFFDTTIGPERVDYQWPFRTALDNGVRASSASDAAVVTPDWLIGVAGAVTRQGFDGKVGGIEQAITMEEALRSYTATPAWQDHAEDWKGQLRRGYVGDVTILSGDVLRARTAEEITGLEVIGTLIGGRVVYDATTSTAPAARAATGKVAAYRHQSAAACSTTGAVCCCRAHEEARTTRA
- a CDS encoding NRDE family protein; its protein translation is MCTVVVRRSAGRPAAVLAVRDEVTTRGFDDPGRWWPQFPDVVGGRDHVAGGTWCATSVGTGRTALVLNRHHDRPAAPGAPSRGMLPLLGATRGPDWTAHVRLAGMAGFLLVLVDPDRLTSWDFDGDRLVRTEHPEGTHLLTSGGPEDRKADRWLADFAALDSPGAWRGLLRGRPPADDPSALVVRHERDGRVYGTVFAETLDARPGRLVVEHSRRPWADEPWQIAEFGAAG
- a CDS encoding Fur family transcriptional regulator, giving the protein MPDAASLERLLRSAGLRVTRPRLAVLDAVHAHPHVDTEALIAAARASLGAVSHQAVYDVLRALTDAGLVRRIQPQGSVARYEARVGDNHHHLVCRECGSIVDVDCTVGAAPCLTPSDDAGFVVDEAEVVFWGRCGSCATAPALLPTTDRPAERGNP
- the katG gene encoding catalase/peroxidase HPI, giving the protein MTEHDKSEVSTADYDQTEVAKTQSESTSESENPAIKAPEQVTSGRPRSTRDWWPNQVDVQVLNKTSRDSDPVGADFDYKAAVATLDVEAVKRDVVEVMRTSQDWWPADWGHYGPLFIRMSWHAAGTYRIADGRGGGGEGGQRFAPLNSWPDNANLDKARRLLLPVKQKYGRKLSWADLLVLAGNVAHDDMGLKTFGFAFGRADTWQPQEVFWGPEDTWLGDERYADDAPLDLDDGHLAAVTMGLIYVNPEGPQGKPDPLASAHDIRVTFSRMGMNDEETVALIAGGHTFGKTHGAGNPELVGPEPEGCPVHGNGIGWVSQYGTGKGADTITSGLEGAWTPTPTTWDNTYFEMLFSYDWELTESPAGAKQWKPKNPEAQELVPDAHIEGKKNAPMMATTDLALMADPGFREISERFYNDPEYFADAYARAWFKLLHRDMGPKSRYVGPDVPAEDLIWQDPVPAVDHELVGEAEIADLKARLLASGLTVSQLVHTSWSAAASYRGTDKRGGANGARLRLEPQIGWAANQGVTDVLPVLEQVKSDFESQTGKRVSLADLIVLGGTAAVEKAAADAGVQLTVPFSPGRTDASQEQTDVENFRWLEPRADGFRNYLQPGAKLEPETLLIDRAYMLELTAKEMVVLLGGLRVLGANTGGVQHGVFTDRPGVLSQDFFRNLLDLGVQWRTSVQDEDVYEGLDADGNVVRTATAVDLVLNSNSILRGIVEVYSGDDMQEEFARDFAAAWVKVMELDRYDLR
- a CDS encoding response regulator, which codes for MIRVLVVDDQAMIRLGIRSIIDAQEDMTVVGEAENGERAVASARSARPDVVLMDVRMPVLDGLAATRRMLDPAQPGSHRPKVVVLTTFDLDDYVYESLRAGASGFLLKDSEPEEVLRAIRVVAGGEALLAPGVTRRLIEQFVDARPASRAPDPALNGLTDREREVLALMTAGRSNAEIASTLFIAEQTTKSHVSKVLQKLHLRDRVQAVVYGYENGLVRPGSGG
- a CDS encoding sensor histidine kinase; protein product: MRAQDGNAPARSWTAGTAIAGTLLVLLQLPTTTGTYGLPMAAALPIHLMQGLALPLALRRPLLATAVQFVAAAATALAVDPVDGQAWPLTVPGVLLLVAHVGLLAVSRGWRLAALVWGASLVGLACLMGVQVGEWGSETASDITVAVYAVSALLVLVTGAVWRQRAVLSGELSAAQRDVAVAQARRALVEERTRIARELHDVVAHTMSVVHMQASTARFRLPDLDPAAAAELQQIAGAAKEAMAEMRQLLGVLRDDGGDAPRTPTATLAELPELVAGTARAGTAARLAVDPAVAAAGVPDIVQAAAYRVVQEALSNVLRHAPGAPAAVDVRLAPEGPALELTVTNPPPAGPAPATDPRDVARAHHGLIGIRERAALLGGWSSAGPVSGGGWQVGAHLPWTPAGPAPADPPGSGVPAEAGGAR
- a CDS encoding DedA family protein, which produces MQLHLTLAALMLLEGPITTVAAGSLVATGVLSLVPVWVLAVCADVVSDSLLFLLGRYGRHPRVAPLLARFGLSADRADRLRDRVGRHLPRVVVGAKLVDLGAVPAFLAAGLAGVRYRRFLAWIALTSAVRAAVLVALGVLAGQHVAALVDTPGAAVAVSAALGAVLLTVSLVVKKTLTHRTRGALP
- a CDS encoding glycosyltransferase encodes the protein MKILIAADTYAPDVNGASYFAQRLAAGLAAEHEVHVLAPSRSRHTTSAPAPGGLTEHRVRSLPVVVRRGFRVCPPAGLQRRVRAVLTTVRPDVVHVQSHFLVGRAAVRAARELGIPVVATNHFMPENLLHYLPGGAAVRRRAHGWAWRDAARVLSLADVVTSPTPFAAALAESAGVPGPVLPISCGLDLDRFTPDRPGGRFRAAHGLPSGPVLAHVGRLDPEKNVHELVEALALVRARWDVHLLVVGDGQERGRLEALAARLGVADSVTFTGLLADAELPEAYAAADVLGMAGTAELQSLVTLEAMATGLPVLAVDAGALPHLVRHGETGWLYRHGDVPALAGRLAALLDDPAGAARMGRRARAVAAGHDLGATLAAFTGLYDACLRSHSAGDARPAPLAVA